In Streptomyces puniciscabiei, a single genomic region encodes these proteins:
- the tsaD gene encoding tRNA (adenosine(37)-N6)-threonylcarbamoyltransferase complex transferase subunit TsaD has product MTDEPLVLGIETSCDETGVGIVRGTTLLADAVASSVDEHARFGGVVPEVASRAHLEAMVPTIDRALKEAGVSAKDLDGIAVTAGPGLAGALLVGVSAAKAYAYALGKPLYGVNHLASHICVDQLEHGPLPEPTMALLVSGGHSSLLLSADITSDVRPMGSTIDDAAGEAFDKIARVLNLGFPGGPVIDRYAREGDPEAIAFPRGLTGPRDPAYDFSFSGLKTAVARWIEARRAAGEEVPVRDVAASFQEAVVDVLTRKAVRACKDEGVDHLMIGGGVAANSRLRALAEERCEAAGIRLRVPRPKLCTDNGAMVAALGAEMVARNRAASGWDLSADSSLPVTDPHVPGNHDHVHEVSKENLYS; this is encoded by the coding sequence ATGACTGACGAACCTCTCGTCCTCGGCATCGAGACCTCCTGCGACGAGACCGGCGTCGGCATCGTCCGCGGCACCACCCTGCTGGCGGACGCCGTCGCCTCCAGCGTGGACGAGCACGCCCGCTTCGGCGGTGTCGTGCCGGAGGTGGCGTCCCGGGCGCACCTGGAGGCGATGGTCCCGACCATCGACCGTGCGCTGAAGGAGGCGGGGGTCAGCGCCAAGGACCTCGACGGCATCGCCGTCACCGCCGGTCCCGGTCTCGCGGGCGCCCTGCTCGTCGGCGTCTCGGCGGCCAAGGCGTACGCCTACGCCCTCGGCAAGCCCCTGTACGGCGTCAACCACCTCGCCTCGCACATCTGCGTCGACCAGCTGGAGCACGGCCCGCTGCCCGAGCCGACGATGGCCCTGCTGGTCTCCGGCGGGCACTCCTCCCTGCTGCTGTCCGCGGACATCACCTCCGACGTCCGCCCGATGGGCTCGACGATCGACGACGCGGCCGGCGAGGCCTTCGACAAGATCGCCCGGGTGCTGAACCTGGGCTTCCCCGGCGGCCCGGTCATCGACCGCTACGCGCGCGAGGGCGACCCGGAGGCGATCGCCTTCCCGCGCGGCCTGACCGGCCCGCGCGACCCCGCCTACGACTTCTCCTTCTCCGGCCTGAAGACGGCCGTGGCCCGCTGGATCGAGGCCAGGCGCGCGGCCGGTGAGGAGGTCCCGGTGCGGGACGTGGCCGCCTCCTTCCAGGAGGCCGTCGTGGACGTCCTGACCCGCAAGGCCGTCCGCGCCTGCAAGGACGAGGGCGTCGACCACCTGATGATCGGCGGCGGTGTCGCGGCCAACTCCCGGCTGCGCGCGCTCGCCGAGGAGCGCTGCGAGGCGGCCGGCATCCGGCTGCGCGTGCCGCGCCCCAAGCTGTGCACGGACAACGGCGCGATGGTCGCCGCGCTCGGCGCCGAGATGGTCGCACGCAACCGGGCCGCCTCCGGCTGGGACCTGTCCGCCGACTCCTCCCTGCCGGTCACGGACCCGCACGTGCCGGGCAACCACGACCATGTGCACGAGGTCAGCAAGGAGAACCTGTACTCGTGA
- the rimI gene encoding ribosomal protein S18-alanine N-acetyltransferase: MRWWDIDPVLELEKDLFPEDAWSRGMFWSELAHSRGAEATRRYLVAETDGRIVGYAGLVAAGEQGDVQTIAVARDHQGTGLGARLLAELLRAATAFECHEVMLECRVDNVRAQKLYERFGFEPIGFRRGYYQPGNVDALVMRLTTEPDSGSAAGPSAQGTEIND, from the coding sequence ATGCGCTGGTGGGACATCGACCCGGTCCTGGAGCTGGAGAAGGACCTGTTCCCCGAGGACGCCTGGTCCCGGGGCATGTTCTGGTCCGAGCTGGCGCACTCCCGGGGCGCCGAGGCGACCCGGCGTTATCTCGTGGCCGAGACCGACGGCCGGATCGTCGGCTACGCCGGACTGGTCGCCGCCGGTGAGCAGGGCGATGTCCAGACCATCGCCGTGGCGCGGGACCACCAGGGCACCGGCCTCGGCGCGCGGCTGCTGGCCGAGCTGCTGCGGGCGGCGACCGCGTTCGAGTGCCACGAGGTGATGCTCGAATGCCGGGTCGACAACGTCCGCGCCCAGAAGCTCTACGAGCGCTTCGGCTTCGAGCCCATCGGCTTCAGACGCGGCTACTACCAGCCGGGCAACGTGGACGCCCTGGTCATGCGCCTGACGACAGAACCCGACAGCGGCTCCGCCGCGGGTCCATCAGCACAAGGAACCGAGATCAATGACTGA
- the tsaB gene encoding tRNA (adenosine(37)-N6)-threonylcarbamoyltransferase complex dimerization subunit type 1 TsaB, whose product MLLLALDTATPAVTVALHDGTDVIASSSQVDARRHGELLLPAVDRVLAEAGLKLEAVTGIAVGIGPGPYTGLRVGLMTADTFGLALGVPVHGVCTLDALAYAADIEKGPFVVATDARRKEVYWAKYADSRTRLTDPAVDRPADIAEQVAGLPAVGAGALLYPDTFPSAHEPEHVSAAALASLAVARLAAGEELAAPRPLYLRRPDAQVPKNYKVVTPK is encoded by the coding sequence GTGCTCTTGCTCGCTCTGGATACCGCAACCCCCGCTGTCACCGTCGCGCTGCACGACGGCACGGACGTCATCGCCTCGTCGAGTCAGGTGGACGCGCGCCGGCACGGAGAGCTGCTGCTGCCGGCCGTCGACCGTGTGCTCGCCGAGGCCGGGCTCAAGCTGGAGGCCGTCACCGGCATCGCCGTCGGCATCGGCCCGGGGCCGTACACCGGCCTGCGGGTCGGCCTGATGACCGCCGACACCTTCGGCCTGGCGCTGGGCGTCCCCGTCCACGGCGTGTGCACGCTGGACGCTCTCGCCTACGCCGCCGACATCGAGAAGGGTCCCTTCGTCGTGGCGACCGACGCCCGGCGCAAGGAGGTCTACTGGGCGAAGTACGCCGACTCCCGCACCCGGCTGACCGACCCGGCGGTGGACCGGCCGGCCGACATCGCCGAGCAGGTCGCGGGGCTCCCGGCGGTGGGCGCGGGCGCGCTGCTCTACCCGGACACGTTCCCGAGCGCCCACGAGCCCGAGCACGTCTCCGCCGCCGCCCTCGCCTCGCTGGCCGTGGCGAGGCTGGCCGCCGGCGAGGAACTGGCGGCACCCCGGCCGCTGTATCTGCGCCGCCCGGACGCCCAGGTGCCCAAGAACTACAAGGTGGTCACCCCGAAGTGA
- the tsaE gene encoding tRNA (adenosine(37)-N6)-threonylcarbamoyltransferase complex ATPase subunit type 1 TsaE — translation MEAPAAPQDPTETRLTITSPEQMRELGRRLAKLLRAGDLVMLSGELGAGKTTLTRGLGEGLGVRGAVTSPTFVIARVHPSLGDGPPLVHVDAYRLGGGLDEMEDLDLDVNLPDSVIVVEWGEGKVEELTEDRLQVVIHRAVGDTTDEVRHVTVTGLGERWSDAGLETLTA, via the coding sequence ATGGAAGCACCAGCAGCACCGCAGGACCCCACTGAGACCCGGCTGACGATCACCTCGCCCGAGCAGATGCGGGAGCTGGGCCGCAGGCTGGCCAAACTGCTGCGCGCCGGCGACCTGGTGATGCTCAGCGGCGAGCTCGGCGCTGGCAAGACCACGCTGACCCGCGGGCTCGGCGAGGGACTCGGGGTGCGCGGCGCGGTCACCTCGCCGACCTTCGTGATCGCCCGGGTGCACCCGTCCCTGGGCGACGGCCCGCCCCTCGTCCACGTGGACGCCTACCGGCTCGGCGGCGGCCTGGACGAGATGGAGGACCTGGACCTCGACGTCAACCTGCCCGACTCGGTGATCGTCGTGGAATGGGGCGAGGGCAAGGTCGAGGAGCTGACCGAGGACCGCCTCCAGGTCGTCATCCACCGCGCGGTGGGGGACACCACCGACGAGGTGCGGCACGTCACCGTGACGGGGCTGGGGGAGCGCTGGTCGGACGCGGGTCTGGAGACGCTCACGGCCTGA
- a CDS encoding alpha/beta fold hydrolase yields the protein MSESSAEAVADVVASASASAAGAAGSWRRATGLAGAAIGVLAAGAAAGVAIERMTVGRGMRRKARLALDSAGPYGTLRGIPGKAVADDGTELYYEVDEVEPDPGPNVSPRRRRLFGRKAPAPVTVVFCHGYCLSQDSWHFQRAALRGVVRTVHWDQRSHGRSGRGVAQTRDRVPVTIDQLGRDLKAVLDAAVPQGPIVLVGHSMGGMTIMALAAQFPELIEERVVATALVGTSSGRLGEVNFGLPVAGVNAVRRILPGVLKALGQQAELVEKGRRATADLFAGIIKRYSFAGRDIDPAVERFAERMIESTPIDVVAEFYPAFTDHDKTEALACFRDMPVLVLAGVQDLVTPSEHSEAIADLLPDAELVLVPDAGHLVMLEHPEVVTDRLADLLTRAGAVPAGATVMGYGSTSSTAGPH from the coding sequence GTGAGCGAGAGCAGTGCGGAGGCCGTGGCGGACGTCGTCGCCTCGGCCTCCGCCTCCGCCGCGGGAGCGGCCGGAAGCTGGCGCAGGGCGACCGGCCTCGCCGGTGCCGCGATAGGCGTGCTCGCCGCGGGAGCGGCGGCCGGTGTCGCCATAGAGCGGATGACGGTGGGGCGCGGGATGCGCCGGAAGGCCCGGCTGGCGCTGGACTCCGCGGGCCCCTACGGCACCCTGCGCGGCATCCCGGGCAAGGCGGTCGCCGACGACGGCACCGAGCTGTACTACGAGGTCGACGAGGTCGAGCCCGACCCGGGACCGAACGTCTCCCCGCGCCGACGCCGCCTGTTCGGCCGCAAGGCCCCCGCACCCGTGACCGTCGTCTTCTGTCACGGCTACTGCCTCAGCCAGGACTCCTGGCACTTCCAGCGCGCGGCCCTGCGCGGGGTCGTACGGACCGTGCACTGGGACCAGCGCAGCCACGGCCGCTCCGGGCGGGGCGTGGCCCAGACCCGGGACCGGGTGCCGGTCACCATCGACCAGCTCGGCCGCGACCTCAAGGCCGTCCTCGACGCCGCCGTACCCCAGGGCCCGATCGTGCTGGTCGGCCATTCCATGGGCGGGATGACGATCATGGCGCTCGCCGCCCAGTTCCCCGAGCTGATCGAGGAGCGGGTGGTCGCCACCGCCCTCGTCGGTACGTCGTCCGGGCGGCTGGGCGAGGTCAACTTCGGGCTGCCGGTCGCCGGCGTCAACGCGGTGCGCCGGATCCTGCCCGGCGTGCTGAAGGCGCTCGGACAGCAGGCGGAGCTGGTGGAGAAGGGGCGCCGGGCCACCGCCGACCTGTTCGCCGGGATCATCAAGCGGTACTCGTTCGCGGGGCGGGACATCGACCCGGCCGTCGAGCGGTTCGCGGAGCGGATGATCGAGTCCACGCCGATCGACGTGGTCGCCGAGTTCTACCCCGCCTTCACCGACCACGACAAGACCGAGGCGCTCGCCTGCTTCCGGGACATGCCGGTGCTGGTCCTGGCCGGCGTCCAGGACCTGGTCACACCGAGCGAGCACAGCGAGGCCATAGCCGACCTGCTGCCCGACGCCGAGCTGGTCCTCGTCCCGGACGCCGGGCACCTGGTGATGCTGGAACACCCGGAAGTGGTCACCGACCGCCTCGCCGACCTGCTCACCCGCGCGGGTGCGGTGCCCGCAGGGGCTACGGTTATGGGCTATGGAAGCACCAGCAGCACCGCAGGACCCCACTGA
- the alr gene encoding alanine racemase, with amino-acid sequence MSETATVPTAPLRARAEIDLGALRANVRALRARAKGAALMAVVKSDGYGHGAVPCAREALAAGATWLGTATPEEALALRAAGLPGPVLCWLWVPGGPWRQAVEAGIDVSVSGMWALREVVAAAREAGRHARVQLKADTGLGRNGCQPGADWAELVAESLRAEAEGLVKVTGLWSHFACADEPGHPSIAAQLDRFREMLAYAEEQGVRPEVRHIANSPATLTLPETHFDLVRPGIAMYGISPSPELGTPADFGLRPVMTLSASLALVKHVPGGHGVSYGHHYVTPGETTLGLVPIGYGDGIPRHASGTGPVLVDGKWRTVAGRVAMDQFVVDLGGDAPEVGSEAVLFGPGDRGEPTAEDWAQACGTIAYEIVTRIGTRVPRVYVNASA; translated from the coding sequence ATGAGTGAGACTGCGACTGTGCCGACCGCCCCCCTGCGCGCCCGTGCCGAGATCGACCTGGGCGCCCTGCGGGCCAATGTGCGTGCCCTGCGTGCCCGGGCGAAGGGCGCGGCCCTGATGGCCGTCGTCAAGTCCGACGGGTACGGCCACGGGGCGGTGCCCTGTGCCCGCGAGGCCCTCGCGGCGGGCGCGACCTGGCTCGGCACGGCCACGCCCGAGGAGGCCCTCGCGCTGCGCGCGGCCGGACTGCCGGGCCCCGTTCTGTGCTGGCTGTGGGTGCCGGGCGGCCCCTGGCGGCAGGCCGTCGAGGCCGGCATCGACGTGTCGGTGAGCGGCATGTGGGCGCTGCGGGAGGTCGTCGCGGCCGCCAGGGAGGCCGGGCGGCACGCGCGCGTGCAGCTCAAGGCCGACACCGGGCTCGGCCGCAACGGCTGCCAGCCCGGGGCGGACTGGGCCGAGCTGGTCGCCGAGTCCCTGCGCGCCGAGGCCGAGGGACTGGTGAAGGTCACCGGGCTGTGGTCGCACTTCGCCTGCGCCGACGAGCCCGGCCACCCCTCCATCGCCGCCCAGCTCGACCGCTTCCGCGAGATGCTGGCGTACGCCGAGGAACAGGGCGTGCGCCCCGAGGTGCGGCACATCGCCAACTCGCCCGCCACGCTCACCCTGCCCGAGACCCACTTCGACCTCGTCCGCCCCGGCATCGCCATGTACGGCATCTCGCCCAGCCCGGAGCTGGGCACCCCGGCCGACTTCGGGCTGCGCCCGGTGATGACGCTCAGCGCCTCGCTGGCGCTGGTCAAGCACGTCCCGGGCGGGCACGGGGTCAGTTACGGCCACCACTACGTCACCCCCGGCGAGACCACGCTCGGCCTCGTCCCCATCGGCTACGGCGACGGCATCCCCCGGCACGCCTCCGGCACCGGTCCGGTGCTGGTCGACGGCAAGTGGCGCACGGTCGCCGGCCGGGTGGCCATGGACCAGTTCGTGGTGGACCTCGGCGGCGACGCCCCCGAGGTGGGCAGCGAGGCGGTGTTGTTCGGTCCCGGCGACCGCGGTGAGCCCACCGCCGAGGACTGGGCGCAGGCCTGCGGCACGATCGCGTACGAGATCGTCACGCGGATCGGAACCCGGGTTCCACGCGTCTATGTGAATGCGTCTGCGTAA
- a CDS encoding L,D-transpeptidase yields the protein MISRRIASRGVAVLLATATALPATGTAMASPAAGAPAASVHAAAAPVPPAAAPELVPGVAPGPAQPWQIDTPDQALPPRVYTPTKAEDAVEPRAAAPGTYDLIEYVPLSDAVGKTTCSKQAGPYQRQVEAWLKLKVDGRQSTADCEAIRAFQLKYKIKPAIGFAGPVTWSTMMLVAARKNPNAAKKCPVRSYKVACVDLDRQLTWVQQGSKVVFGPVPMRSGRKGYVTRKGWHTIYWRHKNHVSTLYNQPMPYAQFFDGGQAFHAVYGSIYTTVGSMGCVNLKLSDARTLWDVLKKGDHVYVWGRRPGT from the coding sequence ATGATCAGCAGACGAATCGCGTCCAGAGGCGTCGCCGTGCTGCTCGCCACCGCGACGGCCCTCCCGGCGACCGGCACCGCCATGGCCTCCCCCGCGGCCGGGGCCCCAGCGGCGAGCGTGCACGCGGCCGCCGCCCCCGTACCGCCCGCCGCCGCCCCCGAGCTGGTGCCCGGTGTCGCCCCCGGGCCTGCCCAGCCGTGGCAGATCGACACGCCCGACCAGGCGTTGCCGCCGCGGGTGTACACGCCGACCAAGGCCGAGGACGCCGTGGAGCCGAGGGCCGCGGCGCCGGGGACGTACGACCTCATCGAGTACGTGCCGCTGTCCGACGCGGTCGGCAAGACGACGTGCAGCAAGCAGGCCGGGCCCTATCAGCGGCAGGTCGAGGCGTGGCTGAAGCTGAAGGTCGACGGGAGGCAGTCCACCGCCGACTGCGAGGCCATCCGCGCCTTCCAGCTGAAGTACAAGATCAAGCCCGCCATCGGGTTCGCCGGGCCCGTCACCTGGTCGACCATGATGCTCGTCGCCGCGAGGAAGAACCCGAACGCCGCCAAGAAGTGCCCCGTCCGCTCGTACAAGGTGGCCTGCGTCGATCTGGACCGGCAGCTCACCTGGGTGCAGCAGGGCTCCAAGGTGGTGTTCGGGCCGGTGCCCATGCGCAGCGGACGCAAGGGGTACGTCACCCGCAAGGGCTGGCACACCATCTACTGGCGGCACAAGAACCACGTCTCGACCCTCTACAACCAGCCCATGCCGTACGCCCAGTTCTTCGACGGCGGCCAGGCCTTCCACGCCGTCTACGGCAGCATTTACACGACCGTCGGCTCCATGGGATGCGTGAACCTGAAGCTCTCCGACGCGCGCACCCTGTGGGACGTGCTGAAGAAGGGCGACCACGTCTACGTATGGGGGAGGCGGCCGGGTACCTGA
- a CDS encoding NAD(P)H-hydrate dehydratase gives MRNAYGVETVRAAERALMARLPEGALMQRAAAGLAAACAELLGRVYGSRVVLLVGSGDNGGDALYAGARLARRGAGVTAVLLTPERAHAGGLAALRRAGGAVAGAGSADGLIERADLVVDGIVGIGGKGGLRPEAEALAGAAERSRAAVVAVDLPSGVEADTGEVRGAAVRADLTVTFGTYKPGLLIDPAREYAGVVRLVDIGLEPPAGPELQALQHVDVARLLPVPAGESDKYRRGVVGIAAGSARYPGAAVLAVSGALRGGAGAVRYVGPAGEAVIARFPETLVSDRGPAKAGRVQAWVVGPGAGEDAATVAEVLAADVPVLLDADGLRLAERDAVRGRTAPTLMTPHAGEAAALLGVRREEVEEARLGAVRELAAAYRATVLLKGSTTLVADAGGGAVRVNATGTPWLATAGSGDVLSGLGGSLLAAGLSALDAGSAAAYLHGLAGRFAANGAPVGAHDVAAHIPEAWRDVRAL, from the coding sequence ATGCGGAATGCGTACGGCGTGGAGACGGTAAGGGCGGCCGAACGGGCGCTGATGGCGCGGCTGCCGGAGGGTGCCCTGATGCAGCGGGCGGCCGCGGGGCTGGCCGCCGCCTGTGCCGAGTTGCTCGGCCGGGTGTACGGCAGCCGGGTGGTGCTGCTCGTCGGCAGCGGTGACAACGGCGGGGACGCGCTGTACGCCGGGGCACGGCTGGCCCGGCGCGGGGCCGGGGTCACGGCCGTGCTCCTGACGCCCGAGCGGGCGCACGCGGGCGGGCTGGCCGCTCTGCGGCGGGCAGGAGGCGCGGTCGCCGGGGCCGGTTCCGCCGACGGGCTGATCGAGCGGGCCGACCTCGTCGTGGACGGGATCGTCGGGATCGGCGGCAAGGGCGGGCTGCGGCCCGAGGCGGAGGCCCTGGCCGGTGCCGCCGAGCGGTCCCGGGCCGCCGTGGTGGCCGTGGACCTGCCGAGCGGGGTGGAGGCGGACACCGGAGAAGTGCGGGGGGCCGCGGTCCGGGCCGATCTGACGGTGACCTTCGGGACGTACAAGCCGGGCCTGCTGATCGATCCGGCGCGGGAGTACGCCGGGGTCGTCCGGCTCGTCGACATCGGCCTGGAACCTCCCGCCGGGCCCGAGCTCCAGGCTCTGCAACACGTCGACGTGGCGCGGCTGTTGCCGGTGCCCGCCGGGGAGAGCGACAAGTACCGGCGCGGGGTCGTCGGCATCGCCGCCGGGTCCGCGCGCTATCCCGGCGCCGCCGTGCTCGCCGTCTCCGGCGCGCTGCGGGGCGGGGCGGGCGCCGTGCGGTACGTCGGACCGGCCGGGGAGGCGGTCATCGCCCGCTTCCCGGAGACACTGGTGTCCGACCGTGGACCGGCGAAGGCGGGGCGGGTACAGGCCTGGGTGGTCGGGCCGGGCGCCGGGGAGGACGCCGCGACCGTGGCCGAGGTGCTCGCGGCGGACGTGCCGGTGCTGCTCGACGCGGACGGGCTGCGGCTGGCCGAGCGGGACGCGGTGCGCGGGCGTACGGCGCCGACCCTGATGACGCCTCATGCCGGGGAGGCCGCCGCGCTGCTGGGCGTACGCCGGGAGGAGGTCGAGGAGGCCCGGCTGGGCGCGGTGCGGGAGCTGGCGGCGGCGTACCGGGCGACGGTGCTGCTGAAGGGGTCCACCACCCTGGTCGCCGACGCCGGGGGCGGGGCCGTGCGGGTCAACGCCACGGGGACCCCTTGGCTGGCCACCGCGGGCAGCGGTGACGTGTTGTCAGGGCTCGGCGGGTCGCTGCTGGCGGCGGGGCTGTCCGCGCTGGACGCCGGGAGCGCGGCGGCCTACCTGCACGGCCTCGCCGGCCGCTTCGCGGCGAACGGTGCGCCGGTGGGAGCGCACGACGTCGCCGCGCACATTCCGGAGGCGTGGCGGGACGTGCGTGCGCTGTAG
- a CDS encoding holo-ACP synthase, with the protein MSIIGVGIDVAEIDRFRASLERTPGLADRLFVARELLLPSGERRGIASLAARFAAKEALAKALGAPPGLHWTDAEVYVEDSGQPQLRVTGTVAARAAELGVRSWHVSLSHDAGVASAVVVAEG; encoded by the coding sequence ATGAGCATCATCGGAGTCGGGATCGACGTCGCCGAGATCGACCGGTTCCGCGCGTCGCTGGAGCGGACGCCCGGGCTGGCCGACCGGCTGTTCGTGGCGCGGGAACTGCTGCTGCCCAGCGGGGAACGGCGCGGGATCGCCTCGCTCGCGGCCCGGTTCGCCGCCAAGGAGGCCCTGGCGAAGGCGCTGGGGGCGCCGCCCGGGCTGCACTGGACGGACGCCGAGGTGTACGTCGAGGACAGCGGGCAGCCCCAGCTGCGGGTGACGGGCACCGTGGCGGCGCGGGCCGCCGAGCTGGGCGTGCGGTCCTGGCATGTGTCGCTCAGTCATGACGCGGGCGTCGCCTCGGCCGTGGTGGTCGCCGAGGGCTGA
- a CDS encoding SDR family NAD(P)-dependent oxidoreductase has protein sequence MTSQDYLSDLFSLDGRVAVVTGGSSGIGRAIAGALARAGASVVAVARSKGQLEEAMGELTASGCRAAWVAADLGTRDGVRAAAEEAAAVFGEPDILVNSAGINLRPPMGELGEDVWDATMSVNLEAPFLLGQRFGPGMAERGFGRIIHITSQQAHRAFVQSGAYGVSKGALESLARSQAEAWSPYGVTVNTLVPGFVMTPLNRRLSADPDKVAALAARTLTGRNGLAEDFEGAAVFLASRASAYVTGQSLFVDGGLSVH, from the coding sequence ATGACGTCCCAGGACTACCTCTCCGACCTGTTCTCGCTGGACGGCCGTGTCGCCGTGGTGACCGGAGGCAGTTCCGGCATCGGCCGGGCCATCGCCGGGGCGCTGGCCCGGGCCGGCGCGAGCGTGGTGGCCGTGGCCCGCTCCAAGGGTCAACTGGAGGAAGCCATGGGCGAGTTGACGGCCTCGGGCTGCCGGGCCGCCTGGGTCGCCGCCGATCTGGGGACCCGCGACGGCGTCCGCGCGGCGGCCGAGGAGGCAGCCGCCGTCTTCGGTGAGCCGGACATCCTCGTCAACTCCGCCGGGATCAACCTGCGCCCGCCGATGGGCGAGCTGGGCGAGGACGTGTGGGACGCCACCATGTCCGTGAACCTGGAGGCGCCTTTCCTGCTGGGGCAGCGCTTCGGGCCGGGCATGGCGGAACGCGGCTTCGGCCGCATCATCCACATCACCTCCCAGCAGGCCCACCGCGCCTTCGTGCAGAGCGGGGCCTACGGCGTCTCCAAGGGCGCGCTGGAGTCGCTGGCCCGCTCGCAGGCCGAGGCCTGGTCGCCGTACGGCGTCACCGTCAACACCCTGGTGCCGGGCTTCGTGATGACACCGCTCAACCGGCGCCTGTCCGCCGACCCGGACAAGGTGGCCGCCCTCGCCGCCCGCACCCTGACCGGCCGCAACGGCCTCGCCGAGGACTTCGAAGGCGCGGCCGTCTTCCTGGCGAGCCGCGCCTCCGCCTACGTCACCGGCCAGTCGCTCTTCGTGGACGGCGGCCTGTCGGTCCACTGA
- the glmS gene encoding glutamine--fructose-6-phosphate transaminase (isomerizing): MCGIVGYVGSQSALEVVMTGLKRLEYRGYDSAGVAVLADGGLAAAKKAGKLVNLEKELAERPLPTGATGIGHTRWATHGGPTDANAHPHLDNAGRVAVVHNGIIENFAVLRAELAERGHELNSETDTEVVAHLLAEEFSSCADLAEAMRLVCRRLEGAFTLVAVHADEPDVVVGARRNSPLVVGVGEGEAFLASDVAAFIAHTRSAIELGQDQVVELRRDGVTVMGFDGRPAEVRRYHVDWDASAAEKGGYDYFMLKEIAEQPKAVADTLLGRIDPSGSLTLDEVRISPSELREIDKVVIVACGTAFHAGLIAKYAIEHWTRIPCEVELASEFRYRDPILDGRSLVIAISQSGETMDTLMALRHAREQGSKVLAICNTNGSTIPRESDAVLYTHAGPEVAVASTKAFLTQLVACYLVALYLGQVRGTKWGDEIQAVIKDLSRISVEVERVLETMEPVRELARSLAAKNTVLFLGRHVGYPVALEGALKLKELAYMHAEGFAAGELKHGPIALIEEDVPVVVVVPSPRGRSVLHDKIVSNIQEIRARGARTIVIAEEGDEAVVPYADHLIRIPATPTLLQPLVATVPLQVFACELATARGNEVDQPRNLAKSVTVE; the protein is encoded by the coding sequence ATGTGCGGAATCGTTGGATACGTAGGGTCACAGTCGGCGCTCGAGGTCGTGATGACCGGGCTGAAGCGGCTGGAGTACCGGGGTTACGACTCGGCGGGTGTCGCCGTGCTGGCCGACGGCGGGCTGGCCGCGGCGAAGAAGGCGGGGAAACTGGTCAATCTGGAGAAGGAACTGGCCGAGCGGCCGCTGCCGACGGGCGCGACGGGCATCGGCCACACCCGTTGGGCCACGCACGGCGGACCCACGGACGCCAACGCCCACCCGCATCTCGACAACGCGGGCCGGGTCGCCGTCGTCCACAACGGCATCATCGAGAACTTCGCGGTCCTGCGGGCCGAACTCGCCGAGCGCGGCCACGAACTGAACTCCGAGACGGACACCGAGGTCGTCGCCCACCTGCTGGCCGAGGAGTTCTCCTCCTGCGCGGACCTCGCGGAGGCCATGCGGCTGGTGTGCCGGCGGCTGGAGGGCGCGTTCACGCTGGTCGCGGTGCACGCCGACGAGCCGGACGTGGTCGTCGGCGCGCGGCGGAACTCGCCGCTGGTGGTGGGCGTCGGAGAGGGTGAGGCGTTCCTGGCCTCGGACGTCGCCGCGTTCATCGCCCACACGCGCTCCGCGATCGAGCTCGGCCAGGACCAGGTCGTGGAGCTGCGCCGTGACGGCGTCACGGTCATGGGCTTCGACGGCCGCCCGGCCGAGGTCCGCCGCTACCACGTGGACTGGGACGCCTCCGCCGCGGAAAAGGGGGGCTATGACTATTTCATGCTCAAGGAGATCGCCGAGCAGCCCAAGGCGGTCGCCGACACGCTGCTGGGCCGCATCGACCCGTCGGGTTCGCTGACCCTGGACGAGGTCCGTATCTCGCCCTCCGAGCTGCGGGAGATCGACAAGGTCGTCATCGTCGCGTGCGGTACGGCCTTCCACGCCGGCCTGATCGCCAAGTACGCCATCGAGCACTGGACGCGGATCCCGTGCGAGGTGGAGCTCGCCAGCGAGTTCCGGTACCGGGACCCCATCCTGGACGGCCGCTCCCTGGTCATCGCCATCTCCCAGTCCGGCGAGACCATGGACACCCTGATGGCGCTGCGCCACGCCCGCGAGCAGGGCTCCAAGGTGCTGGCGATCTGCAACACCAACGGCTCGACGATCCCGCGCGAGTCGGACGCGGTGCTGTACACGCACGCCGGCCCGGAGGTCGCGGTCGCCTCCACCAAGGCGTTCCTGACCCAGCTGGTCGCCTGCTACCTGGTGGCGCTGTACCTCGGCCAGGTGCGCGGCACCAAGTGGGGCGACGAGATCCAGGCCGTGATCAAGGACCTGTCCCGCATCTCGGTGGAGGTCGAGCGGGTCCTGGAGACGATGGAGCCGGTCCGCGAGCTGGCCCGGAGCCTGGCCGCGAAGAACACGGTGCTGTTCCTGGGCCGGCACGTGGGTTACCCGGTCGCCCTCGAAGGCGCCCTGAAGCTCAAGGAACTCGCCTACATGCACGCCGAGGGCTTCGCGGCGGGCGAGCTGAAGCACGGCCCGATCGCGCTGATCGAGGAGGACGTGCCGGTCGTGGTCGTCGTCCCGTCCCCGCGCGGCCGCTCGGTCCTGCACGACAAGATCGTCTCCAACATCCAGGAGATCCGGGCGCGCGGAGCCCGCACGATCGTCATCGCCGAGGAGGGGGACGAGGCGGTGGTCCCGTACGCCGACCACCTGATCCGCATCCCGGCCACCCCGACCCTGCTGCAGCCGCTGGTGGCCACGGTGCCGCTGCAGGTCTTCGCGTGCGAGTTGGCCACCGCCAGGGGGAACGAGGTGGATCAGCCGCGGAATCTGGCGAAGTCGGTGACGGTGGAGTAG